In Lepisosteus oculatus isolate fLepOcu1 chromosome 15, fLepOcu1.hap2, whole genome shotgun sequence, one genomic interval encodes:
- the LOC107079508 gene encoding uncharacterized protein DDB_G0290301-like isoform X18, with protein MEKKQESPNLQVDSQETDKKQESLRPQVESPEMEKKQESPNLQVDSQETDKKQESLRAQVDSQEMDKKQERLKSQVESQEMEKKQESPNSQVDSQEMDKKQERLKSQVDSQETDKKQESLRPQVESQEMEKKQESPNLQVDSQETDKKQESLRAQVDSQEMEKKQESPNPQVDSQEIDKKKERLKSQVDSQEMEMKQESPNPQVDSQETNEKQDSLKPQVDSQETDKKQESPKPEVDSQETDNKQESLRPQVDSQEMEKKQDRVKPQVDNQETDKRQDSPKPHVDSQDMDNKLELTTPRVDSQETNEKQDSLKLQVVSQETTRSRKD; from the exons ATGGAGAAGAAGCAGGAGAGTCCAAATCTTCAGGTGGACAGTCAGGAGACAGACAAGAAGCAGGAAAGTCTGAGGCCACAGGTGGAGAGTCCGGAGATGGAGAAGAAGCAGGAGAGTCCAAATCTTCAGGTGGACAGTCAGGAGACAGACAAGAAGCAGGAAAGTCTGAGGGCGCAGGTGGACAGTCAGGAGATGGacaagaagcaggaaagactgaaGTCGCAG GTGGAGAGTCAGGAGATGGAGAAGAAGCAGGAGAGTCCAAATTCTCAGGTGGACAGTCAGGAGATGGacaagaagcaggaaagactgaaGTCGCAG GTGGACAGTCAGGAGACAGACAAGAAGCAGGAAAGTCTGAGGCCACAGGTGGAGAGTCAGGAGATGGAGAAGAAGCAGGAGAGTCCAAATCTTCAGGTGGACAGTCAGGAGACAGACAAGAAGCAGGAAAGTCTGAGGGCGCAGGTGGACAGTCAGGAGATGGAGAAAAAACAGGAGAGTCCAAATCCTCAGGTGGACAGTCAGGAGATAGACAAGAAGAAGGAAAGACTGAAGTCGCAGGTGGACAGTCAGGAGATGGAGATGAAGCAGGAGAGTCCAAATCCTCAGGTGGACAGTCAGGAGACCAACGAGAAGCAGGACAGTCTGAAGCCGCAGGTGGACAGTCAGGAGACGGACAAAAAGCAGGAGAGTCCTAAGCCGGAGGTGGACAGTCAGGAGACAGACAACAAGCAGGAAAGTCTGAGGCCGCAGGTGGACAGTCAGGAAATGGAGAAGAAGCAGGACAGAGTGAAGCCGCAGGTGGACAATCAGGAAACAGACAAGAGGCAGGACAGTCCGAAGCCACATGTGGACAGTCAGGACATGGACAACAAGCTGGAACTTACGACTCCGCGAGTGGACAGTCAGGAGACCAACGAGAAGCAGGACAGTCTGAAGCTGCAGGTGGTCAGTCAAGAGACAacaagaagcaggaaagactga